From Coffea arabica cultivar ET-39 chromosome 2e, Coffea Arabica ET-39 HiFi, whole genome shotgun sequence, the proteins below share one genomic window:
- the LOC113730734 gene encoding 3-phosphoinositide-dependent protein kinase 2 isoform X1, which produces MLTLVGSEGAGATGGGGANKMEKEFDSKLRIQSSASNPSTQRSKSFAFRAPQENFSIQDFELGKIYGVGSYSKVVRARKKDSGTIYALKIMDKKFITKENKTAYVKLERIVLDQLDHPGVVRLFFTFQDTYSLYMALESCEGGELFDQITRKGRLSEDEARFYAAEVVDALEYIHSMGLIHRDIKPENLLLTEDGHIKIADFGSVKPMQDSRITVLPNAASDDKACTFVGTAAYVPPEVLNSSPATFGNDLWALGCTLFQMLSGTSPFKDASEWLIFQRIIARDIRFPNYFSAEARDIIDRLLDIDPGRRPGAGPDGYSSLKKHPFFEGIDWTNLRSQTPPRLASELKAPSSGPDGHESAWNPSHVGDSSAKTNDRNGGAASSSESGSITRLASIDSFDSKWKQFLEPGESVLMISMVKKLQKLTSKKVQLILTNKPKLIYVDPAKLVVKGNIIWSDNPNDLSIQVTSPSLFKICTPKKVMSFEDAKQRALQWKKAIEALQNR; this is translated from the exons ATGTTGACATTGGTCGGAAGTGAAGGAGCTGGAGCTACAGGAGGTGGAGGAGCTAACAAGATGGAGAAGGAATTTGATTCCAAGCTTAGGATTCAGAGCAGCGCATCAAATCCTAGCACTCAGAGATCTAAGAGCTTTGCATTTAGAGCCCCCCAGGAGAATTTCAGCATTCAAGATTTTGAATTGGGCAAGATCTATGGTGTTGGTTCTTATTCCAAG GTTGTtagagcaaggaagaaagactCGGGAACTATATATGCCTTGAAGATCATGGACAAAAAATTCATCaccaaggaaaataaaactgcTTATGTAAAATTGGAACGCATTGTACTTGATCAGTTAGACCATCCTGGTGTGGTGCGATTGTTTTTCACATTTCAAGACACGTATTCTCTGT ATATGGCACTTGAGTCCTGTGAAGGTGGAGAACTTTTTGATCAAATCACCAGG aagggTCGTCTGTCAGAAGATGAGGCCCGCTTCTATGCAGCTGAAGTTGTAGATGCTCTTGAATATATACATAGCATGGGGCTGATACATCGAGATATAAAG CCAGAGAACCTGCTACTTACTGAAGATGGGCATATTAAAATTGCTGATTTTGGGAGTGTAAAGCCTATGCAAGATAGTCGAATAACAGTTCTTCCAAATGCAGCATCGG ATGACAAAGCTTGTACTTTTGTGGGAACAGCTGCTTATGTCCCTCCAGAAGTTTTAAATTCATCTCCTGCAACTTTCGG AAATGACCTTTGGGCACTTGGCTGCACGTTATTCCAAATGCTTTCAGGAACTTCTCCTTTTAAAGATGCAAGTGAATGGCTCATTTTCCAGAGAATAATTGCTAGGGATATCCGATTTCCAAACTATTTCTCTGCAGAAGCCAGAGATATTATAGATCGACTGCTG GATATTGATCCTGGCAGGAGGCCAGGGGCTGGACCTGATGGTTATTCTTCCCTTAAGAAGCATCCTTTCTTTGAGGGGATTGATTGGACAAATTTGAGATCACAAACCCCTCCTAGACTTGCATCGGAGCTTAAA GCTCCATCTAGTGGGCCTGATGGTCATGAATCTGCATGGAACCCATCACATGTTGGAGATAGTTCAGCAAAAACAAATGATAGAAATGGAGGTGCTGCCTCATCTTCTGAGTCTGGTAGCATAACTAGACTTGCTTCAATTGATTCCTTTGACTCCAAATG GAAACAGTTTTTGGAGCCGGGTGAATCTGTTCTTATGATTTCTATGGTTAAGAAACTTCAGAAGCTAACAAGCAAAAAAGTACAGCTTATTCTCACCAACAAACCAAAGTTGATCTACGTGGACCCTGCAAAGTTGGTGGTTAAGGGGAATATAATATGGTCCGACAATCCCAACGATCTCAGCATTCAAGTTACTAGCCCTTCACTTTTTAAGATTTGCACG CCGAAGAAAGTCATGTCCTTTGAGGATGCAAAACAAAGAGCACTTCAGTGGAAGAAAGCAATAGAGGCCCTTCAGAACCGGTGA
- the LOC113730734 gene encoding 3-phosphoinositide-dependent protein kinase 2 isoform X2 encodes MLTLVGSEGAGATGGGGANKMEKEFDSKLRIQSSASNPSTQRSKSFAFRAPQENFSIQDFELGKIYGVGSYSKVVRARKKDSGTIYALKIMDKKFITKENKTAYVKLERIVLDQLDHPGVVRLFFTFQDTYSLYMALESCEGGELFDQITRGRLSEDEARFYAAEVVDALEYIHSMGLIHRDIKPENLLLTEDGHIKIADFGSVKPMQDSRITVLPNAASDDKACTFVGTAAYVPPEVLNSSPATFGNDLWALGCTLFQMLSGTSPFKDASEWLIFQRIIARDIRFPNYFSAEARDIIDRLLDIDPGRRPGAGPDGYSSLKKHPFFEGIDWTNLRSQTPPRLASELKAPSSGPDGHESAWNPSHVGDSSAKTNDRNGGAASSSESGSITRLASIDSFDSKWKQFLEPGESVLMISMVKKLQKLTSKKVQLILTNKPKLIYVDPAKLVVKGNIIWSDNPNDLSIQVTSPSLFKICTPKKVMSFEDAKQRALQWKKAIEALQNR; translated from the exons ATGTTGACATTGGTCGGAAGTGAAGGAGCTGGAGCTACAGGAGGTGGAGGAGCTAACAAGATGGAGAAGGAATTTGATTCCAAGCTTAGGATTCAGAGCAGCGCATCAAATCCTAGCACTCAGAGATCTAAGAGCTTTGCATTTAGAGCCCCCCAGGAGAATTTCAGCATTCAAGATTTTGAATTGGGCAAGATCTATGGTGTTGGTTCTTATTCCAAG GTTGTtagagcaaggaagaaagactCGGGAACTATATATGCCTTGAAGATCATGGACAAAAAATTCATCaccaaggaaaataaaactgcTTATGTAAAATTGGAACGCATTGTACTTGATCAGTTAGACCATCCTGGTGTGGTGCGATTGTTTTTCACATTTCAAGACACGTATTCTCTGT ATATGGCACTTGAGTCCTGTGAAGGTGGAGAACTTTTTGATCAAATCACCAGG ggTCGTCTGTCAGAAGATGAGGCCCGCTTCTATGCAGCTGAAGTTGTAGATGCTCTTGAATATATACATAGCATGGGGCTGATACATCGAGATATAAAG CCAGAGAACCTGCTACTTACTGAAGATGGGCATATTAAAATTGCTGATTTTGGGAGTGTAAAGCCTATGCAAGATAGTCGAATAACAGTTCTTCCAAATGCAGCATCGG ATGACAAAGCTTGTACTTTTGTGGGAACAGCTGCTTATGTCCCTCCAGAAGTTTTAAATTCATCTCCTGCAACTTTCGG AAATGACCTTTGGGCACTTGGCTGCACGTTATTCCAAATGCTTTCAGGAACTTCTCCTTTTAAAGATGCAAGTGAATGGCTCATTTTCCAGAGAATAATTGCTAGGGATATCCGATTTCCAAACTATTTCTCTGCAGAAGCCAGAGATATTATAGATCGACTGCTG GATATTGATCCTGGCAGGAGGCCAGGGGCTGGACCTGATGGTTATTCTTCCCTTAAGAAGCATCCTTTCTTTGAGGGGATTGATTGGACAAATTTGAGATCACAAACCCCTCCTAGACTTGCATCGGAGCTTAAA GCTCCATCTAGTGGGCCTGATGGTCATGAATCTGCATGGAACCCATCACATGTTGGAGATAGTTCAGCAAAAACAAATGATAGAAATGGAGGTGCTGCCTCATCTTCTGAGTCTGGTAGCATAACTAGACTTGCTTCAATTGATTCCTTTGACTCCAAATG GAAACAGTTTTTGGAGCCGGGTGAATCTGTTCTTATGATTTCTATGGTTAAGAAACTTCAGAAGCTAACAAGCAAAAAAGTACAGCTTATTCTCACCAACAAACCAAAGTTGATCTACGTGGACCCTGCAAAGTTGGTGGTTAAGGGGAATATAATATGGTCCGACAATCCCAACGATCTCAGCATTCAAGTTACTAGCCCTTCACTTTTTAAGATTTGCACG CCGAAGAAAGTCATGTCCTTTGAGGATGCAAAACAAAGAGCACTTCAGTGGAAGAAAGCAATAGAGGCCCTTCAGAACCGGTGA